GACTTTAGGCGGCAGACGAAGGACGGAGCAGAGCCCGAGCCCCGGCGGCCGCCTCAGCCGTGGCCATGGCGATGCCGCGCGCAGGCCCACAAagccccgcggccgctcccggcgGCCCCGCGCGGcgcaggcggcggcgggcgcgggcaGCGCGGCGGGCGAGGCGGCAGCGGGTCAGGGCCGCGgcgggggtggggtggggtgtgtCTGGGACAGCTCGGAACCGGGAGGGTTCGGGTCTTTCAGGGCCGCGGCTGGGCGAGGGGCCGAGGCGCCGGGCCAGCTCGCTGGGGCTGCGCGGGGAGGGCGCGCCCGGAGCCCGTTGTCCCTCCCTGGGCGAGGGGCGGGCGGAGTGTGGCGGTGCCGGGCGGCACATCGGGTCCTGTCGAGGGGAGGACGGATTTGCGCTTGTTTAATAAATGTATTAACTAGTAAAAGCCGTGTGAGGCACAGCAAGCGCGGTGTGCGGGGTGCCTGATGTGCTGCACTGTGCCGTGGTTCAaggacagtggcagatgcggcgctTTTGACAGCGCTGGGGACTGACGTTCTGTCTCTGAGCCTGCTTTGTCTCTCATGTagctttttgtccttgaaagagcccgttttttctttgtgtgtcaGCTGCCTCGTGCTGGTTATCCTTGCTTCTCTTGTAGGTGGTTCTTCATCTTCCAAAATTGCTTTTCACCTGTTCAGCTTCTGCTTGAAttgttttatttacagaatCGTTGATCAGTGTTGTTGCAGTATAACTGATTAATAGCTAAGCCCTAGAAAAAGGGCTAAACAGTACCTAACCCAGTGAGGATGATGATAGGTGACACCCAAATTTTAGCAGACTGACTTACGGCTTTTCTGTGTCAAAACAGTTCAAACTGTAACATGCTGAATCTCAAAGGTTATCCGTACAGTCTGAAAAGTTTACGTGGCCCAAGAGGCAATTGTAATTgcctgtgtctttttttttttttcaggcttctGATCACCATGGCTGCAGTGGATCAATTCTCCCTCTTGTACAGAGAAATCAGTCGCTCCTGCAGTTTCTACATAGAAGCCCTAGCTATTGTTGGAGCTTGGTACACAGTCAGAAAGTGTGTGTCTCTGGCGTTTGACACTTACAGTGCGCTCAGGCTGCACGTTATCCCAAAGCTGAGTGGGGAGATTGATCTCGTCAAGAAGTACGGAAAATGGGCCGTGGTCACTGGTAAGAGAAGAAGTGGTGAATTTGCTTGTGTTTGTGTAACATACTGTGCCAGTACTGTGAAACTTGGTAGCTTGTGCTGCTGAGTGTACTTTATGTCACAAGCTGGGGCCTGTAGTATCTCTGGTTGAAGGTTAATCTGCCTGAGCAGTTGCTGTTGTTTGTTGCCTTTATAAATTAATTCCTCGGGATACGGGCAAGCTAAGTGAGTTGACTGAATGCTGAGAAAGAATCACAGTAATTGTTGCCCAGATTTGCAAGGTACATCTTGAACACCTGCAAATGTAGACAGTGATGCAGacaagatctttttttttgctatgaGGTGTCTATATGTGCTCTAGTTCTTCAACAAGGTTTGAGTCCTGTACCTCTGACGTTCCTGCCTTTCGTTAAGGTTCTCCTTTGAGCTCTGTCTTTCTGTCatagaaaatataaaactttTATGAGGGGAATTGCAGAAGTTGGTTGACAGGGTTGTCTTTACTGTTGTGTCTTTGAATTCAATATATTCAGTGCCACATGATctcagaaaaaagaataaagctcTAATTGAAAGAACTGTCAAAGTAGAAGGCTGGTGTTGCTCTGTTTTCACTTGTGTATTGTATTGCTGTTTTGTCTTGCAGGTAGCACAGATGGTATTGGGAAGGCTTATGCTGAAGAACTGGCAAAGCTTGGTGTCAACATCATCTTAGTCAGCCGAAACAAAGAGAAACTGGAGGCTGTATCCAGGAGCATATCTGAAACCTACCAAGTGGAAACAGATTTCATAGTAGCTGATTTCAGCAAGGGGCGTGAGCTTTACCCAGCCATTAAGGAGGCTCTGAAAGACAAGGAAATTGGGATTTTGGTGAATAATGTAGGAATATTTTATGCCTACACAGACTATTTTACTAATCTGTCTGAGGAGACGCTATGGGACTTGATCCATGTAAATATTGCTTCTGCTACCATGATGACACATATCGTGCTGCCAGGCATggtaaagaagaagaaaggggcAATTGTGAACCTTTCTTCAGCAGTCTGTTGTCAGCCAACACCGATGTTGACAGTCTATGGAGCCTCTAAAGTAAGTTGGGGTGTACTGTTAAATGGTATGCACTGGAAAGTACATTATAGGCTGGTTATGTTATGGGGTTTCTTAACACATTCAGCAAGGATGTCAAAATACTTGAATGTTTTCTGGGGATTTGTTTAAATATTGGAGGTGAATGATACGTGTATTATGCAGTAAACTCTTCATCCTCACCAGTGCTGGGCTTTGAACCAAAGTCAGTGCTCTTGGATTTTGTGTGAACTGTGGCATAACAGTCATTCTAGGAGAAATGTTGCCTTTCTCAGATGCACAAAGCAGAGAGGCAGTTCTGTGCACCCCGTTGAAAGGGTcaagaatttaatttctctcttcttcagcTGAACTGTGCATATACCTCAAGCCTTTTGCATACCAGTATTTGGTAGCAAAAAGGGCTATACTCGTGCTCAAGCCACCACTGTGACGAAGAGTGTGGCCAGATCAAGCCACTGCTTCACGTAGTACTAAGGAGTGTTGTGCCATATTTGGGGACAAGTGGAAAGAACTCCCCCATAATTGTCCTTCCTGAAGAGATCCAGCCAGTAATTAATAGGATGGGGCAGCTAGGTGTGAAGAATGAATGCTCATGATGATCGTGGATTTACACTGGATGATGTGCTGCTGAATCCACAAAAGCAACTGGGATTGTGGAAGGATCTCACCTAGATCCAGTGTCTAAACACAAGTGGTTATTGCTCCCAGCTGTCTGTGGCTGCCCTCTGTTGTAGCCTTGCTCCTGACATAGCTCTTGTATTTCCTTTGGCCTGGAGCAAAACCAGCTCTTACTACCCC
The Corvus hawaiiensis isolate bCorHaw1 chromosome 12, bCorHaw1.pri.cur, whole genome shotgun sequence DNA segment above includes these coding regions:
- the HSDL1 gene encoding inactive hydroxysteroid dehydrogenase-like protein 1 isoform X1; its protein translation is MSALRFFGISAIGLLITMAAVDQFSLLYREISRSCSFYIEALAIVGAWYTVRKCVSLAFDTYSALRLHVIPKLSGEIDLVKKYGKWAVVTGSTDGIGKAYAEELAKLGVNIILVSRNKEKLEAVSRSISETYQVETDFIVADFSKGRELYPAIKEALKDKEIGILVNNVGIFYAYTDYFTNLSEETLWDLIHVNIASATMMTHIVLPGMVKKKKGAIVNLSSAVCCQPTPMLTVYGASKSYLDYFSRALHYEYASKGIFVQSLMPFVTTTKMVAFSSTVSKRSIFFPTAEEYASHAVSTLGLSIRTTGYWKHAIQLTLGECLPEWMWAWFALYLGKILRKQALAAKAK
- the HSDL1 gene encoding inactive hydroxysteroid dehydrogenase-like protein 1 isoform X2 codes for the protein MAAVDQFSLLYREISRSCSFYIEALAIVGAWYTVRKCVSLAFDTYSALRLHVIPKLSGEIDLVKKYGKWAVVTGSTDGIGKAYAEELAKLGVNIILVSRNKEKLEAVSRSISETYQVETDFIVADFSKGRELYPAIKEALKDKEIGILVNNVGIFYAYTDYFTNLSEETLWDLIHVNIASATMMTHIVLPGMVKKKKGAIVNLSSAVCCQPTPMLTVYGASKSYLDYFSRALHYEYASKGIFVQSLMPFVTTTKMVAFSSTVSKRSIFFPTAEEYASHAVSTLGLSIRTTGYWKHAIQLTLGECLPEWMWAWFALYLGKILRKQALAAKAK